The Xenorhabdus doucetiae genome has a window encoding:
- the bepA gene encoding beta-barrel assembly-enhancing protease → MRKTSKKSLITLFISLLLLGNPPAFSAPTEDSLPDIGTTAGATLSINQEMAMGDLYIRSIRAQAPLIYDPLLTQYINQLGQKLVSHADSVKTPFHFYLLDNPNINAYAFFGGNVVLHSALFRYSRSESELASVMAHEISHVTQRHLARLMEEQKRTSPLAWAGTLGAVLLMMANPQAGIAALSGTLAGFQQGMISFTQSNEQEADRIGMRTLSRAGFDPHGMPDFMQILVDQSRYSSKLPEMLYTHPLPDSRLSDARNRSNQYPAKTVSESQNFLFARVRILTMYSTDQRPYIEQLLKKYSQGTAKEQLAAAYGHAILLSQDKKYTEARAILSPMLDKQPDNIWFIDTMTDIDIGQKQYTNAITRLQEALKKQKNDPVLQINLANTYLMDKKYSEASQLLFRYTFSHPDDLIGWTLLRKTAGGQGKYNDELAAYAEIMALQGNLDSAIEQLSKASALAKLGSDDQKRFDARIDQLRQLQQSYSQYK, encoded by the coding sequence ATGAGAAAAACATCCAAGAAATCACTGATAACCCTTTTTATTAGCCTGTTGTTATTAGGAAATCCTCCCGCATTCTCCGCACCCACTGAAGATTCACTACCTGATATCGGCACCACAGCGGGAGCCACCCTTAGCATCAATCAGGAAATGGCGATGGGCGACTTATATATACGTTCGATAAGGGCCCAGGCACCTCTGATTTATGATCCGTTGCTGACTCAATACATTAATCAGTTGGGTCAGAAATTAGTCAGCCATGCCGATTCAGTCAAAACACCTTTCCATTTCTACTTGTTAGATAATCCTAATATTAATGCCTACGCATTTTTCGGCGGTAACGTTGTTCTCCATTCGGCCCTATTTCGCTATAGTCGCAGTGAAAGTGAACTGGCATCGGTCATGGCTCATGAAATTTCCCACGTGACACAGCGACATTTAGCACGATTGATGGAAGAACAAAAACGAACCAGCCCTCTGGCATGGGCCGGCACACTGGGTGCTGTCCTGCTTATGATGGCCAATCCACAAGCCGGTATAGCTGCACTCAGCGGTACACTGGCAGGCTTCCAACAAGGCATGATCAGTTTTACCCAATCGAATGAGCAAGAAGCGGATCGTATTGGAATGCGAACGCTGAGTCGAGCAGGATTTGATCCACACGGAATGCCTGATTTTATGCAAATACTGGTCGATCAATCCCGCTATAGCTCCAAGCTACCTGAAATGCTCTATACTCATCCATTACCTGACAGCCGTTTGTCTGATGCCCGTAATCGGTCAAATCAATACCCGGCTAAAACTGTTTCGGAGTCTCAAAATTTTCTGTTCGCCCGTGTCCGTATTTTAACCATGTATTCAACGGATCAACGCCCCTATATTGAACAATTGCTAAAAAAATATAGCCAGGGAACCGCCAAAGAACAGCTTGCGGCTGCCTATGGACACGCTATTTTGCTTTCCCAAGATAAAAAGTATACTGAGGCCAGAGCAATATTGTCTCCAATGCTGGATAAACAACCGGATAACATTTGGTTTATTGATACGATGACGGATATTGATATCGGGCAAAAACAGTATACCAACGCTATCACGCGCTTGCAGGAAGCACTCAAGAAACAAAAAAACGATCCGGTATTGCAAATTAATCTTGCAAACACTTACCTTATGGACAAAAAGTATTCTGAGGCTTCACAACTCCTGTTTCGTTATACCTTCAGTCACCCTGATGATCTTATCGGCTGGACACTATTAAGAAAAACAGCCGGAGGGCAAGGAAAATACAACGACGAACTCGCCGCCTATGCGGAAATCATGGCATTGCAAGGTAATCTTGACTCTGCCATCGAACAACTTAGCAAGGCCAGTGCATTGGCAAAATTGGGCAGTGATGATCAGAAGCGATTTGATGCCCGTATTGATCAATTGCGCCAACTGCAACAAAGCTATAGCCAATATAAATGA
- the arsC gene encoding arsenate reductase (glutaredoxin) (This arsenate reductase requires both glutathione and glutaredoxin to convert arsenate to arsenite, after which the efflux transporter formed by ArsA and ArsB can extrude the arsenite from the cell, providing resistance.), which translates to MQHVTFYHNPRCSKSRETLELVEKLGITPEIIHYLDTPPTAEQLAILLKQLGFKDARQLMRTKEDRYKELNLDDAALSQEALLQAMAENPKLIERPIVVVGGKARLGRPPEQVKEILL; encoded by the coding sequence ATGCAACATGTTACTTTTTATCATAACCCCCGCTGCTCAAAAAGCCGTGAAACACTTGAGCTGGTTGAAAAACTCGGTATTACGCCGGAAATCATTCACTATCTTGATACGCCACCTACAGCAGAACAACTTGCCATACTATTAAAGCAACTCGGTTTCAAAGATGCCCGCCAATTGATGCGTACCAAAGAAGATCGTTACAAAGAATTAAACCTTGACGATGCGGCATTATCCCAAGAAGCCTTACTCCAGGCGATGGCTGAAAACCCCAAATTAATAGAGCGCCCGATTGTGGTTGTCGGCGGTAAAGCGCGTTTGGGGCGTCCTCCTGAACAGGTTAAAGAAATTCTGTTGTAA
- the hda gene encoding DnaA inactivator Hda, protein MLLNTPSQLSLPLYLPDDETFASFFAGENTSLLAAIKLAISQSHGSYIYFWSRDGGGKSHLLHAACAELSQQGEAVGYVPLDKRAYFVPEVLDGMEHLSLVCIDNIECIAGDQEWEMAIFNLYNRIVEIGRTCLLITGDRPPRQINLTLPDLASRLDWGQIYKLQPLSDDEKIQALQLRAKLRGFELPEDVGRFVLKRLDREMQTLFKTLDELDRASIVAQRKLTIPFVKDILEL, encoded by the coding sequence GTGCTTCTGAATACACCGTCGCAGCTTTCATTACCATTATATTTGCCCGATGATGAAACTTTTGCCAGTTTCTTTGCAGGTGAGAATACCTCCTTATTAGCTGCAATAAAATTGGCCATTAGTCAGTCACACGGCAGTTATATCTATTTTTGGTCCCGCGATGGCGGGGGTAAAAGCCATTTGCTTCACGCAGCCTGTGCCGAATTGTCCCAACAGGGAGAAGCTGTAGGGTATGTACCACTGGATAAACGTGCTTATTTTGTTCCTGAAGTTCTTGATGGTATGGAACATTTATCATTGGTGTGCATCGATAATATTGAGTGTATTGCCGGTGATCAGGAATGGGAAATGGCTATTTTCAATCTTTACAATCGCATTGTAGAAATTGGCCGCACTTGTCTTTTGATCACAGGTGATCGTCCTCCTCGGCAAATTAACCTGACGTTACCGGACTTAGCATCCCGTCTGGATTGGGGGCAAATTTATAAATTACAACCTCTGTCTGATGATGAGAAAATTCAGGCATTGCAACTACGGGCAAAATTACGGGGTTTTGAATTGCCTGAGGATGTGGGGCGATTTGTGTTGAAGCGGCTCGACAGGGAAATGCAAACGCTGTTTAAGACCTTGGATGAGCTTGATCGGGCATCTATTGTGGCACAACGCAAACTGACGATCCCGTTTGTAAAAGATATCCTTGAGCTTTGA